The Streptomyces sp. SS1-1 genome has a segment encoding these proteins:
- a CDS encoding cobyrinate a,c-diamide synthase, with translation MSPSVPRLVVAAPSSGSGKTTVATGLMAAFAARGLAVSPHKVGPDYIDPGYHALATGRVGRNLDAYLCGPELIGPLFRHGARGCDLAVVEGVMGLFDGAAGEGELASTAQVAKLLRAPVVLVVDASSQSRSVAALVHGFASWDPEVRIGGVILNKVASDRHEELLREALDSAGVPVLGVLRRAARVDTPSRHLGLVPAAERHADAVEAVAAMGAQVAAGCDLDALLALARGAGRLACDTWEPPVVAPGGRTVVAMAGGPAFTFSYAEHAELLTAAGADVVPFDPLRDASLPDGTAGLVIGGGFPEVYAAELSANEPLRKAVADLAASGAPVAAECAGLLYLCRELDGLPMCGVLDATARMTERLTLGYRDAVAVGDSALAAAGTRTRAHEFHRTVVEPGAGAAPAWGVRTPARRVEGFVQGGVHASYLHTHWAAVPGTARRFVERCRTS, from the coding sequence GTGAGCCCGTCCGTCCCCCGCCTGGTCGTCGCCGCGCCCTCCTCGGGCAGCGGCAAGACCACCGTCGCCACCGGGCTGATGGCCGCGTTCGCCGCGCGGGGGCTCGCCGTGTCCCCGCACAAGGTGGGCCCGGACTACATCGACCCCGGCTACCACGCGCTCGCCACCGGGCGGGTCGGCCGCAACCTCGACGCCTACCTGTGCGGACCCGAGCTGATCGGCCCGCTGTTCCGGCACGGGGCGCGGGGCTGCGACCTCGCCGTGGTCGAGGGTGTGATGGGGCTGTTCGACGGGGCCGCGGGCGAGGGCGAGCTGGCGTCCACGGCACAGGTGGCGAAGCTGCTGCGGGCGCCGGTGGTGCTGGTCGTGGACGCGTCCTCGCAGTCCCGTTCGGTGGCGGCGCTCGTGCACGGCTTCGCGTCCTGGGACCCGGAGGTGCGGATCGGCGGCGTGATCCTCAACAAGGTCGCCTCCGACCGGCACGAGGAACTGCTGCGGGAGGCGCTGGACTCGGCGGGCGTGCCGGTGCTGGGTGTGCTGCGGCGGGCCGCGCGGGTGGACACGCCGTCCCGGCACCTGGGTCTGGTCCCGGCCGCGGAACGGCACGCCGACGCGGTGGAGGCCGTGGCGGCGATGGGGGCGCAGGTCGCGGCGGGCTGCGATCTGGACGCCCTGCTGGCGCTGGCGCGCGGCGCCGGGCGGCTGGCGTGCGACACCTGGGAGCCTCCGGTCGTCGCGCCGGGCGGGCGGACGGTCGTCGCGATGGCCGGCGGTCCCGCGTTCACGTTCTCCTACGCGGAGCACGCCGAACTGCTCACCGCCGCCGGCGCCGACGTCGTCCCCTTCGATCCGCTGCGGGACGCGAGCCTGCCGGACGGCACGGCGGGGCTGGTGATCGGGGGCGGGTTCCCCGAGGTGTACGCCGCCGAGCTGTCCGCCAACGAGCCGCTGCGCAAGGCCGTCGCCGACCTCGCGGCGAGCGGCGCCCCGGTGGCCGCCGAGTGCGCGGGGCTGCTGTACCTGTGCCGCGAGCTGGACGGGCTGCCCATGTGCGGGGTGCTGGACGCCACGGCCCGGATGACCGAACGGCTCACCCTCGGCTACCGGGACGCCGTCGCCGTCGGCGACAGCGCGCTGGCCGCCGCGGGCACGCGGACGCGGGCCCACGAATTCCACCGGACCGTCGTCGAGCCGGGTGCGGGGGCCGCCCCCGCCTGGGGGGTGCGCACGCCCGCGCGGCGCGTCGAGGGGTTCGTGCAGGGGGGCGTGCACGCGAGCTATCTGCACACGCACTGGGCCGCCGTACCCGGGACGGCCCGTCGGTTCGTCGAGAGGTGCCGGACGTCATGA
- the cobI gene encoding precorrin-2 C(20)-methyltransferase — MSSRLIGVGVGPGDPELVTVKGVNALRAADVVVVPVMDSGERGRAEATVLHYVPEEKVVRVVFALNERTDRSRREAAWDAAGARVAGLLAEHAAVAFATIGDPNVYSTFTYLAQTIVAAVPGTVVETVPGITAMQDLAARSGAVLTEGTEPLTLVPVTAGSAVLKEALAGPGTVVAYKFGRRAREVAEALRESGRTDGAVWGSALGLPEESIRPAADLDDAPLPYLSTLIAPPRRDGGRGGKL, encoded by the coding sequence ATGAGCAGCAGGCTGATCGGAGTCGGGGTGGGCCCCGGCGACCCGGAGCTGGTGACCGTCAAGGGCGTCAACGCGCTGCGCGCCGCCGACGTGGTCGTCGTCCCCGTCATGGACAGCGGGGAGCGGGGGCGCGCCGAGGCGACCGTGCTGCACTACGTGCCCGAAGAGAAGGTCGTCCGGGTGGTGTTCGCACTGAACGAGCGCACGGACCGGTCGCGGCGGGAGGCCGCCTGGGACGCGGCCGGTGCACGGGTCGCCGGGCTGCTCGCCGAGCACGCGGCCGTCGCCTTCGCCACCATCGGCGACCCCAACGTGTACTCGACGTTCACCTATCTCGCGCAGACGATCGTCGCGGCGGTGCCGGGCACCGTCGTCGAGACGGTCCCGGGCATCACCGCCATGCAGGACCTCGCGGCGCGCTCCGGCGCCGTCCTCACCGAGGGCACCGAGCCGCTGACGCTGGTGCCGGTCACGGCCGGGTCCGCGGTGCTGAAGGAGGCGCTGGCCGGGCCCGGCACGGTCGTCGCGTACAAGTTCGGGCGGCGGGCGCGCGAGGTCGCCGAGGCGCTGCGCGAGAGCGGGCGCACGGACGGCGCGGTGTGGGGGTCGGCGCTGGGGCTGCCGGAGGAGTCGATCCGCCCGGCCGCCGACCTCGACGACGCCCCGCTGCCCTATCTGTCGACGCTCATCGCACCGCCCCGCCGCGACGGCGGCCGCGGCGGAAAGCTCTGA
- the cobM gene encoding precorrin-4 C(11)-methyltransferase, with amino-acid sequence MADARPGKVTFVGAGPGAADLLTFRAARAIAEADVVIWAASLVQAEVLQHAREDAEVLDSAALSLEDVVAVYERARDEGLKVARIHSGDPALWGGTQEQLDRCAALGLATEVVPGVSAFSAVAALAQRELTIPEVAQSVVLTRLGGGKTPMPPGEEVREFARHGTTMAVFLSAARSGQLVRELLEGGYPTSTPVVVAYQATWPEELIVRCTIGTLEETVKEHRLWKHTLFLVGPALEAHGTRSHLYHPGHFHGYRKADPAARRALRERGAST; translated from the coding sequence ATGGCCGATGCCCGACCCGGCAAGGTGACCTTCGTCGGTGCCGGCCCCGGCGCCGCCGATCTGCTGACGTTCCGTGCCGCGCGCGCCATCGCCGAGGCCGACGTGGTGATCTGGGCGGCGAGCCTGGTCCAGGCGGAGGTTCTGCAGCACGCCCGCGAGGACGCCGAGGTGCTGGACTCGGCGGCGCTGTCCCTGGAGGACGTCGTCGCCGTCTACGAACGGGCCCGCGACGAGGGCCTGAAGGTCGCCCGCATCCACTCCGGGGATCCCGCCCTGTGGGGCGGCACGCAGGAGCAGCTGGACCGGTGTGCCGCGCTCGGCCTCGCGACCGAGGTGGTGCCGGGCGTGTCCGCGTTCTCCGCCGTGGCGGCGCTCGCGCAGCGGGAGTTGACGATCCCCGAGGTCGCCCAGTCGGTGGTGCTCACCCGGCTCGGCGGCGGCAAGACGCCCATGCCGCCGGGCGAGGAGGTGCGGGAGTTCGCGCGGCACGGCACCACCATGGCGGTCTTCCTGTCGGCGGCCCGCAGCGGTCAGCTGGTGCGGGAGCTGCTGGAGGGCGGCTACCCGACCTCCACCCCGGTCGTCGTCGCCTACCAGGCGACCTGGCCGGAGGAGTTGATCGTGCGGTGCACGATCGGCACGCTGGAGGAGACGGTCAAGGAGCACAGGCTCTGGAAGCACACGCTCTTCCTGGTCGGCCCGGCCCTGGAGGCCCACGGCACCCGCTCGCACCTGTACCACCCGGGCCACTTCCACGGGTACCGCAAGGCCGACCCGGCGGCCCGCCGGGCGCTGCGCGAACGAGGGGCCAGCACATGA
- the cbiE gene encoding precorrin-6y C5,15-methyltransferase (decarboxylating) subunit CbiE, with protein MITVVGTGTGAPPPGDVLAGADLVVGGRRHLEAVRLPASAERVVLGPLAPALDTIAAYVGKDRRVVVLASGDPGFFGIARALAERFGPECLDVRPGVSSVASAFARAGLTWDDAVVVSAHGRDARTAVHVCRARPKVAVLTGPGAGPAELGAALARADADRTLVVASALGSGEERVERVTPAEAAARDWGAAVNVVLCLKGSAVPGAARTVAGPGRGPVSWALPEDAFAHRDSMITKFEVRALALARLGPRLGDLVWDVGAGSGSVAVECARLGAAVTAVEKTADGVARVRDNAAAHGVDVHVVHGAAPEALRRLDDPDAVFVGGGGRELPAVVGACARRARRTVVVAMAALDRVPAARSALTGAGFSCDGVLLQSSRLAPLPGDVTRLAATNPVFLLWGVRSPVDGEGVAQ; from the coding sequence ATGATCACGGTCGTCGGCACGGGGACGGGGGCGCCGCCGCCCGGGGACGTCCTGGCCGGTGCCGACCTGGTGGTCGGCGGACGGCGCCATCTGGAGGCCGTACGGCTGCCCGCCTCGGCGGAGCGGGTCGTGCTCGGTCCGCTCGCCCCGGCGTTGGACACCATCGCCGCGTACGTCGGGAAGGACCGCCGCGTGGTCGTGCTGGCCTCGGGTGATCCGGGGTTCTTCGGGATCGCGCGGGCGCTGGCGGAGCGGTTCGGACCGGAGTGCCTGGACGTACGGCCCGGGGTGTCCTCGGTGGCGTCGGCGTTCGCGCGGGCCGGGCTGACCTGGGACGACGCGGTCGTCGTCAGCGCCCACGGCCGGGACGCGCGGACGGCCGTGCACGTCTGCCGGGCGCGTCCGAAGGTGGCCGTGCTGACCGGGCCCGGCGCCGGTCCCGCCGAACTCGGGGCGGCGCTGGCCCGCGCCGACGCGGACCGCACGCTCGTCGTCGCCTCCGCGCTGGGGTCCGGGGAGGAGCGCGTCGAGCGGGTGACCCCCGCCGAGGCCGCCGCCCGGGACTGGGGTGCGGCCGTGAACGTCGTCCTGTGCCTGAAAGGCTCCGCCGTACCGGGTGCCGCGCGGACCGTCGCCGGGCCGGGCCGGGGTCCCGTCTCCTGGGCGCTGCCCGAGGACGCGTTCGCGCACCGGGACTCGATGATCACGAAGTTCGAGGTGCGCGCGCTCGCGCTGGCCCGGCTCGGGCCCCGGCTCGGCGATCTCGTGTGGGACGTCGGCGCGGGCTCCGGCTCGGTGGCCGTGGAGTGCGCGCGGCTCGGGGCCGCCGTCACCGCCGTCGAGAAGACGGCGGACGGTGTCGCCCGGGTCCGGGACAACGCGGCCGCGCACGGGGTGGACGTCCATGTGGTGCACGGGGCGGCCCCGGAGGCCCTGCGTCGACTGGACGACCCGGACGCCGTGTTCGTGGGCGGCGGGGGCCGTGAGCTGCCCGCCGTCGTCGGTGCGTGCGCGCGCCGGGCGCGGCGGACGGTCGTGGTCGCCATGGCCGCGCTGGACCGGGTGCCGGCCGCGCGGTCGGCGCTGACCGGCGCCGGATTCAGCTGCGACGGGGTGCTGTTGCAGTCGTCCCGGCTGGCGCCGCTGCCGGGGGACGTGACCCGGCTGGCGGCCACCAATCCGGTCTTCTTGTTGTGGGGCGTCCGAAGCCCCGTGGACGGCGAGGGAGTTGCTCAGTGA
- the cobJ gene encoding precorrin-3B C(17)-methyltransferase, with product MIGLISATAAGAAARDRLAAAWPDRTRVYDGPVGDAVRRAFGECGQLVCFLATGAVVRLIAPLLDDKAADPGVVCVDEGGRFAVALTGGHGGGANELADAVGELLGARPVVTTATDAVGLPGLDTLGLPVEGDVAGVSRALLDGEPVALRAEVSWPLPPLPAGTEGAYTIRVTDRLVEAAEREAVLRPPTLVVGVGASRGAPADEVLTLVRDALRDAGLSAASVAELATVDAKAGEPGIVEAAARLGVPLVTHAPERLAAVPVPHPSDAPLAAVGTPSVAEAAALVGGGDLLVPKRKSERADGSPAMATCAVARRPGRGRLAVVGLGPGARDLLTPRARAELRRASVLVGLDQYVDQIRDLLRPGTRVLESGLGAEEERARTAVAEARKGHAVALIGSGDAGVYAMASPALAEASDDIDVVGVPGVTAALAAAAVLGAPLGHDHVSISLSDLHTPWEVIERRVRAAAEADLVVTFYNPRSRGRNWQLPEALAILAKHRAPATPVGVVRNASRPDESVRLTTLGGLDPATVDMMTVVTVGNTASREVAGRMVTPRGYRWQSAQEVPR from the coding sequence GTGATCGGCCTGATTTCCGCCACGGCGGCGGGCGCTGCGGCGCGGGACCGGCTGGCCGCGGCGTGGCCGGACCGCACCCGCGTGTACGACGGGCCCGTCGGGGACGCCGTGCGGCGGGCGTTCGGGGAGTGCGGGCAGCTGGTGTGCTTCCTGGCCACGGGCGCGGTCGTCCGGCTGATCGCCCCGCTGCTGGACGACAAGGCCGCCGACCCCGGTGTGGTGTGCGTCGACGAGGGCGGGCGGTTCGCCGTGGCGCTGACCGGCGGGCACGGCGGCGGTGCCAACGAACTCGCCGACGCGGTGGGCGAGTTGCTGGGCGCGCGGCCCGTGGTGACGACGGCCACCGACGCGGTGGGGCTGCCCGGTCTGGACACGCTCGGTTTGCCGGTCGAGGGCGATGTCGCCGGGGTGTCCCGGGCCCTGCTCGACGGGGAGCCGGTGGCGCTGCGGGCCGAGGTGTCCTGGCCGCTGCCGCCGCTGCCGGCCGGCACCGAGGGGGCGTACACGATCCGGGTGACGGACCGGCTCGTGGAGGCGGCGGAGCGCGAGGCCGTGCTGCGTCCGCCGACCCTGGTCGTCGGGGTCGGGGCCTCGCGGGGCGCCCCCGCCGACGAGGTGCTGACGCTCGTCCGGGACGCGCTGCGCGACGCCGGGCTGTCCGCCGCGTCCGTGGCGGAGCTGGCCACAGTCGACGCGAAGGCCGGCGAGCCCGGCATCGTGGAGGCCGCGGCCCGCCTCGGCGTCCCGCTCGTCACGCACGCCCCGGAGCGGCTGGCCGCCGTCCCGGTCCCGCACCCGTCCGACGCGCCGCTGGCCGCCGTCGGCACCCCCTCGGTCGCCGAGGCCGCCGCGCTGGTGGGGGGCGGCGACCTGCTCGTACCGAAGCGGAAGTCCGAGCGGGCCGACGGGAGCCCGGCGATGGCCACGTGTGCGGTGGCCCGGCGGCCCGGACGCGGCCGGCTCGCCGTCGTGGGCCTCGGGCCGGGCGCCCGGGACCTGCTGACCCCACGTGCCAGGGCGGAGCTGCGGCGGGCCTCGGTGCTCGTCGGGCTGGACCAGTACGTCGACCAGATCCGCGATCTGCTGCGGCCCGGCACCCGGGTGCTGGAGTCCGGGCTCGGCGCGGAGGAGGAACGGGCGCGGACGGCGGTCGCGGAGGCCCGGAAGGGGCATGCCGTCGCCCTCATCGGCAGCGGCGACGCGGGCGTGTACGCCATGGCCTCCCCCGCGCTGGCCGAGGCGTCCGACGACATCGACGTGGTCGGCGTGCCCGGGGTGACGGCGGCCCTCGCGGCGGCCGCGGTCCTCGGCGCCCCGCTCGGCCACGACCATGTGTCGATCAGCCTGTCCGACCTGCACACGCCGTGGGAGGTCATCGAGCGGCGGGTGCGGGCCGCCGCCGAGGCGGATCTCGTCGTCACCTTCTACAACCCGCGCTCGCGCGGCCGGAACTGGCAGCTCCCCGAGGCGCTCGCGATCCTCGCGAAGCACCGCGCGCCGGCCACGCCGGTCGGCGTGGTGCGCAACGCGTCCCGGCCCGACGAGTCCGTCCGGCTCACCACGCTCGGCGGCCTCGACCCGGCGACGGTCGACATGATGACGGTCGTCACCGTCGGCAACACCGCCTCCCGGGAGGTCGCCGGCCGCATGGTGACCCCGCGCGGCTACCGCTGGCAGAGCGCCCAGGAGGTGCCGAGGTGA
- a CDS encoding precorrin-8X methylmutase, protein MNRVVHPIEEESYRRMRARLDTSHLPPLTRAVVERVVHSAADLDYAGDLVLDERTLQRGHAALHAGAPVVVDVEMVAAGITRRETVCRLRDARSGPGLTRSAHAVRLAYEQVGPGALWVIGNAPTALEELLTLDARPALVIGLPVGFVGAVESKAALRASGLPAVSNVSEKGGSAVASAALNALLYYPVPSFPSPSEETS, encoded by the coding sequence GTGAACCGTGTCGTCCATCCCATCGAGGAGGAGTCCTACCGGCGGATGCGCGCCCGGCTGGACACCTCGCACCTCCCGCCGCTGACCCGGGCGGTCGTCGAGCGGGTCGTGCACTCCGCCGCCGACCTCGACTACGCGGGTGACCTCGTCCTGGACGAGCGGACCCTGCAGCGGGGGCACGCGGCGCTGCACGCCGGGGCGCCCGTCGTCGTGGACGTCGAGATGGTCGCGGCCGGGATCACCCGCCGGGAGACCGTCTGCCGGCTCAGGGACGCCCGGTCCGGGCCCGGACTGACCCGGTCCGCGCACGCCGTCCGGCTGGCGTACGAGCAGGTCGGCCCCGGCGCGCTGTGGGTGATCGGCAACGCGCCGACCGCGCTGGAGGAGCTGCTCACCCTCGACGCCCGGCCCGCGCTCGTCATCGGCCTGCCCGTCGGGTTCGTCGGCGCGGTCGAGTCCAAGGCGGCGCTGCGCGCGAGCGGACTGCCCGCCGTCAGCAACGTGTCCGAGAAGGGCGGTTCGGCGGTCGCCTCGGCCGCGCTCAACGCCCTGCTGTACTACCCCGTTCCATCCTTCCCTTCACCGTCCGAGGAGACATCGTGA
- a CDS encoding sirohydrochlorin chelatase, with amino-acid sequence MTPSPPALLIAGHGTRDEAGAEAFRAFVRELGDRHPGLPVAGGFIELSPPPLGDAVAGLVERGVRRFAAVPLMLVSAGHAKGDIPAALAREKERHPGITYTYGRPLGPHPSLLRVLERRLDEALGSAGDRADVTVLLVGRGSTDPDANAEVHKAARLLWEGRGYAGVETAFVSLAAPDVPAGLDRCARLGARRIVVLPYFLFTGILPDRVRRQTEEWAAAHPETEVRSADVIGPEPELLDLVWERYEEAVRGDLRMNCDSCVYRIALPGFEDKVGLPQQPHFHPDDDGHHHGHGHHHGGHAHAH; translated from the coding sequence GTGACCCCCTCCCCGCCCGCCCTGCTCATCGCCGGCCACGGCACCCGGGACGAGGCCGGAGCCGAGGCGTTCCGCGCCTTCGTCCGGGAGCTCGGGGACCGGCACCCCGGACTGCCCGTCGCGGGCGGCTTCATCGAGCTGTCCCCGCCGCCGCTGGGCGACGCGGTCGCCGGCCTCGTCGAGCGGGGGGTGCGGCGGTTCGCCGCCGTGCCGCTGATGCTGGTGTCCGCCGGGCACGCCAAGGGCGACATCCCGGCGGCGCTGGCCCGCGAGAAGGAACGGCACCCCGGGATCACGTACACCTACGGCCGCCCGCTCGGCCCGCACCCGTCGCTGCTGCGGGTCCTGGAGCGGCGGCTCGACGAGGCGCTGGGGTCGGCGGGCGACCGCGCGGACGTCACCGTGCTGCTGGTGGGGCGCGGCTCCACCGACCCGGACGCCAACGCCGAGGTGCACAAGGCGGCCCGGCTGCTGTGGGAGGGGCGCGGCTACGCGGGGGTGGAGACGGCGTTCGTGTCGCTGGCCGCGCCGGACGTGCCGGCCGGTCTGGACCGGTGTGCGCGGCTCGGGGCGCGGCGGATCGTCGTGCTGCCGTACTTCCTGTTCACCGGGATCCTGCCGGACCGGGTGCGGCGGCAGACCGAGGAGTGGGCGGCGGCGCACCCGGAGACCGAGGTGCGCTCGGCGGACGTCATCGGACCGGAGCCGGAGCTGCTGGACCTCGTGTGGGAGCGGTACGAGGAGGCGGTGCGGGGTGATCTGCGGATGAACTGCGACTCCTGCGTGTACCGGATCGCGCTGCCGGGCTTCGAGGACAAGGTGGGGCTGCCGCAGCAGCCGCACTTCCACCCGGACGACGACGGGCACCACCACGGGCACGGGCACCACCACGGCGGTCACGCGCATGCGCACTGA
- the cobC gene encoding Rv2231c family pyridoxal phosphate-dependent protein CobC → MRTDGGHDLRHHGDAEVRDDGSALTDLAVNVRTGTPPAWLRERIAGTLGSLAAYPDGRAARAAVAARHGLPPERVLLTAGAAEAFVLLARALKVSRPVVVHPQFTEPEAALVDAGHTVGRVLLRAEDGFRLDPAAVPEDADLVVIGNPTNPTSVLHPADTIAALARPGRTLVVDEAFMDVVPGEREALAGRTDVPGLVVLRSLTKTWGLAGLRIGYVLAGPETVAALERAQPLWPVSTPALAAAEACVSPRALTEAAEAADRVTADRAHLVAGLEAFAPSGLRVTGPATASFVLVRLPGAAAVRHELRALGYAVRRGDTFPGLDEEWLRLAVRDRPTTDGFLQALRRVLPPT, encoded by the coding sequence ATGCGCACTGACGGCGGGCACGATCTGCGGCACCACGGCGACGCCGAGGTCCGCGACGACGGGTCGGCGCTGACCGACCTCGCGGTGAACGTCCGCACGGGCACCCCGCCGGCCTGGCTGCGGGAGCGGATCGCGGGGACGCTGGGCTCGCTGGCCGCCTACCCGGACGGCCGGGCGGCGCGGGCGGCGGTGGCGGCCCGGCACGGGCTGCCGCCCGAGCGGGTGCTGCTGACGGCGGGCGCGGCGGAGGCGTTCGTGCTGCTGGCCCGCGCGCTGAAGGTGAGCCGGCCGGTCGTGGTGCACCCGCAGTTCACGGAGCCGGAGGCGGCGCTGGTGGACGCCGGGCACACCGTCGGCCGGGTGCTGCTGCGGGCGGAGGACGGCTTCCGGCTCGACCCGGCGGCCGTCCCGGAGGACGCCGACCTGGTGGTGATCGGCAACCCGACGAACCCGACGTCGGTCCTCCACCCGGCGGACACGATCGCCGCGCTCGCCCGGCCGGGACGCACCCTGGTCGTGGACGAGGCGTTCATGGACGTGGTGCCGGGCGAGCGGGAGGCCCTGGCGGGGCGGACCGACGTGCCGGGCCTGGTCGTGCTGCGCAGCCTGACGAAGACGTGGGGGCTGGCGGGGCTGCGGATCGGCTATGTCCTCGCCGGCCCGGAGACCGTGGCCGCGCTGGAGCGGGCCCAGCCGCTGTGGCCGGTGTCCACGCCGGCGCTGGCCGCCGCCGAGGCGTGCGTGTCGCCGCGCGCCCTGACGGAGGCGGCGGAGGCGGCCGACCGCGTCACCGCCGACCGGGCCCATCTGGTCGCGGGACTCGAGGCGTTCGCCCCGTCCGGCCTGCGGGTGACCGGCCCGGCCACCGCCTCCTTCGTCCTCGTCCGGCTGCCGGGCGCGGCGGCGGTCCGCCACGAACTGCGCGCCCTGGGCTACGCGGTCCGCCGCGGCGACACGTTCCCGGGCCTGGACGAGGAGTGGCTGCGCCTCGCGGTCCGGGACCGCCCCACGACGGACGGCTTCCTCCAGGCCCTGCGCCGGGTGCTGCCCCCGACGTGA
- a CDS encoding SCO1860 family LAETG-anchored protein, which produces MNGKNFRMPARRFATLATATALAAGPAVLGAAGPAQATGDEGSASAVVLRTGLDVSLLNKTVNVPLAVSLNEVQAPRSAEKTALTAQLDGVEGGKPFSVVKADVAKASATVEDGRAEGSTELAHAKVHVPGLPLLSLIEVGQVTSKATCVAGEKPTATSNLLGDITVLGKKVKLTAGGTTHVEVPGVGEVRIDYSKTEQTSRTAAATALELKVSVNPLKLNVAEVEGTLTLAKATCETPAAIEEEAAPGAEPAGEIEPQGEKSDENLAETGGNSMTPYIAGGALALLLAGGGAVALAKRGRG; this is translated from the coding sequence TTGAACGGCAAGAACTTCCGCATGCCCGCACGCCGGTTCGCCACCCTGGCGACGGCCACCGCGCTCGCCGCCGGACCAGCGGTCCTCGGCGCGGCGGGCCCGGCCCAGGCGACCGGTGACGAGGGCAGCGCGAGCGCCGTCGTCCTGCGCACCGGGCTCGACGTCTCCCTGCTCAACAAGACCGTGAACGTCCCGCTCGCGGTCTCCCTCAACGAGGTGCAGGCACCGCGCAGCGCCGAGAAGACGGCGCTGACGGCCCAACTCGACGGTGTCGAGGGCGGCAAGCCCTTCAGCGTCGTGAAGGCCGACGTCGCCAAGGCCAGCGCCACGGTCGAGGACGGCAGGGCCGAGGGCAGCACCGAACTCGCCCACGCCAAGGTCCATGTCCCGGGCCTGCCGCTGCTGTCGCTCATCGAGGTCGGCCAGGTCACGTCCAAGGCGACCTGTGTGGCGGGGGAGAAGCCCACCGCCACGTCCAACCTGCTGGGGGACATCACCGTCCTCGGCAAGAAGGTGAAGCTCACGGCCGGCGGCACCACGCACGTCGAGGTACCGGGGGTGGGCGAGGTCCGCATCGACTACTCCAAGACCGAGCAGACCTCGCGGACGGCCGCCGCCACCGCGCTGGAGCTCAAGGTCTCCGTCAACCCGCTGAAGCTCAACGTGGCCGAGGTCGAGGGCACCCTCACCCTGGCGAAGGCCACCTGCGAGACCCCGGCCGCGATCGAGGAGGAGGCGGCCCCGGGCGCCGAGCCGGCCGGCGAGATCGAGCCCCAGGGCGAGAAGTCCGACGAGAACCTCGCCGAGACCGGCGGCAACTCCATGACGCCGTACATCGCGGGCGGCGCGCTCGCCCTGCTCCTCGCGGGCGGGGGCGCCGTGGCCCTGGCGAAGCGCGGCCGCGGCTGA
- a CDS encoding carboxymuconolactone decarboxylase family protein translates to MSDQERDYSAALGTAERLLGMPLERFLDPGEGEPANAADFKRLATVHTFGDAWPRTGVLDTRTRALVSVTIAATLGTLEPLRGQLRIALNSGVTPEEIVEAFIHIEAYAGAARAFEGYGVAREVFAEAASG, encoded by the coding sequence ATGTCCGACCAGGAACGGGACTACTCCGCCGCGCTGGGCACGGCCGAGCGGCTGCTCGGCATGCCTCTGGAGCGCTTCCTCGATCCCGGCGAGGGCGAGCCCGCCAACGCGGCGGATTTCAAGCGCCTCGCCACCGTCCACACCTTCGGCGACGCGTGGCCGCGCACCGGGGTCCTCGACACGCGCACGCGGGCGCTGGTGTCGGTGACGATCGCCGCGACCCTGGGCACCCTGGAACCGCTGCGCGGACAGCTGCGCATCGCGCTCAACAGCGGGGTCACCCCGGAGGAGATCGTCGAGGCGTTCATCCACATCGAGGCGTACGCCGGTGCCGCGCGCGCCTTCGAGGGCTACGGCGTCGCACGGGAGGTCTTCGCCGAGGCGGCGTCCGGCTGA